A genomic window from Agreia sp. COWG includes:
- a CDS encoding nicotinate phosphoribosyltransferase translates to MTAVSSLLTDRYELTMLDAAIQAGTHDRECVFEAFARRLPEGRRYGIVAGTGRLLDLIAAFRFHDAELEWLARAGVVRQAALDWLADYRFTGTITGYREGEVYFPNSPILVVDSTFAEGVILETLILSVLNYDSSVASAASRMVSAAAGRPLAEMGSRRTGEWSAVAAARAAYIAGFGATSNLEAGRSWGIPTMGTAAHSFTLLHDSEEAAFRAQVDALGPQTTLLVDTFDVEKGVELAVRVAGPALGAVRLDSGDLPSLVTAVRAQLDALGNPDTKITVTNDLDEYTIAALSASPVDSYGVGTSVVTGSGFPAAGMVYKLVSHVDSAGKWVSVAKKSAEKATVGGRKHPVRRLDHAGIAVAEAIHIGDDVTAGETGRELLVPLIAEGIPDERFIGAVGVENARAHRADAIAELPDHAFRLSRGEPIIPTIYP, encoded by the coding sequence GTGACCGCCGTATCCTCGCTCCTCACCGACCGCTATGAGCTCACGATGCTGGATGCCGCCATTCAGGCGGGTACCCACGATCGCGAGTGCGTCTTCGAGGCTTTCGCCCGCCGGCTGCCCGAGGGTCGCCGTTACGGCATCGTCGCCGGCACGGGGCGCCTGCTCGACCTCATTGCGGCATTCCGTTTTCACGACGCCGAGCTGGAATGGCTGGCCCGGGCAGGGGTCGTACGCCAGGCAGCACTCGATTGGCTCGCCGATTACCGGTTCACGGGCACCATCACCGGATACCGGGAGGGGGAGGTCTACTTTCCGAACTCGCCCATCCTCGTCGTCGACTCCACCTTCGCCGAGGGCGTGATTCTCGAGACGCTCATCCTCAGCGTGCTGAACTACGACTCCTCGGTCGCGAGTGCGGCGTCGCGCATGGTGTCGGCGGCCGCCGGCCGACCCCTGGCAGAGATGGGTTCGCGCCGCACGGGCGAGTGGTCGGCTGTCGCCGCCGCTCGCGCCGCGTACATTGCCGGATTCGGCGCCACCTCGAACCTCGAGGCGGGTCGCAGCTGGGGCATCCCGACGATGGGAACCGCCGCGCATTCGTTCACCCTGCTCCACGACAGCGAAGAAGCTGCTTTTCGCGCCCAGGTCGATGCCCTCGGGCCTCAGACCACCCTCCTGGTGGACACGTTCGACGTAGAGAAAGGCGTCGAGCTCGCCGTGCGCGTGGCCGGGCCTGCACTCGGTGCAGTGCGCCTGGATTCGGGCGATCTTCCGTCGCTCGTGACGGCCGTCAGAGCGCAGCTCGATGCCCTGGGCAACCCCGACACCAAGATCACGGTTACGAACGATCTCGACGAGTACACGATCGCCGCCTTGTCGGCGTCGCCCGTCGACTCCTACGGCGTGGGCACCTCGGTCGTCACAGGCTCGGGCTTTCCGGCCGCAGGAATGGTCTACAAGCTCGTCTCCCACGTCGATTCGGCAGGCAAGTGGGTATCCGTAGCCAAGAAGTCCGCTGAGAAGGCGACCGTCGGCGGGCGCAAGCATCCGGTGCGGCGTCTCGACCACGCGGGAATCGCCGTTGCCGAGGCCATCCACATCGGCGACGACGTGACCGCCGGCGAGACGGGGCGCGAGCTGCTCGTTCCCCTCATCGCCGAGGGCATCCCCGATGAGCGCTTCATCGGCGCCGTGGGCGTAGAGAATGCTCGGGCGCACAGGGCTGACGCCATCGCCGAGCTGCCGGATCACGCATTCCGGCTCAGCAGGGGCGAGCCCATCATTCCGACGATCTACCCCTAG
- a CDS encoding cation diffusion facilitator family transporter has protein sequence MAHNDQHGHSHASASTDRKRLGFAIGIVALVLVVEVAGAALTGSLALLADAGHMVSDLIGLIVALVASIIATRPATDRHSFGFQRVEVFAALFNGVVLVGVAVFVAVEGVSRLLSPAQTSITPIPLLVVAVIGLLANFGALMLLRGGAASSLNMRGAYLEVFGDLLGSITVIAAALIIMATGFAPADAIASLVIAAMIVPRAVSLLRDVFRVLLQQTPVDTDVEQIRAHILAEEGVVDVHDVHVWAVTTGRNIFSAHVVVDQGVFGRGDTGLMLDRLSTCLAGHFDVEHSTFQLEPTEHAGHEQHLHP, from the coding sequence ATGGCACATAACGACCAACACGGGCACAGTCACGCGTCGGCGAGCACCGACCGCAAACGGCTGGGCTTCGCCATCGGCATTGTGGCCCTCGTGCTCGTCGTCGAGGTCGCGGGGGCGGCCCTCACCGGATCGCTCGCGCTGCTCGCCGACGCCGGACACATGGTCTCCGACCTCATCGGACTCATCGTCGCCCTGGTGGCGAGCATCATCGCGACGCGACCCGCCACAGACAGGCATAGCTTCGGATTTCAGAGGGTCGAGGTGTTCGCTGCCCTCTTCAATGGGGTCGTGCTCGTCGGTGTCGCCGTCTTCGTCGCCGTCGAGGGCGTGTCGCGGCTCCTATCGCCAGCGCAGACGAGCATCACGCCGATCCCGCTACTCGTGGTCGCAGTCATCGGTCTGCTCGCCAACTTCGGGGCCCTGATGCTGCTGCGGGGTGGGGCGGCATCATCCCTGAACATGCGCGGCGCATACCTCGAGGTCTTCGGTGACCTCCTGGGATCGATCACGGTCATCGCGGCGGCGCTGATCATCATGGCTACCGGCTTCGCTCCGGCCGATGCGATCGCCTCGCTCGTGATCGCGGCCATGATCGTGCCTCGCGCCGTCTCCCTGCTGCGAGACGTGTTCCGCGTTCTGCTACAGCAGACGCCTGTCGACACAGACGTCGAGCAGATCCGCGCGCATATCCTCGCCGAGGAGGGCGTCGTCGACGTGCACGATGTGCACGTGTGGGCGGTCACCACAGGACGCAACATCTTCTCGGCCCATGTCGTCGTCGACCAGGGGGTCTTCGGCCGCGGGGATACGGGGCTCATGCTCGACAGGCTCTCCACCTGCCTGGCCGGACACTTCGACGTCGAGCACTCCACTTTTCAACTGGAGCCGACGGAGCACGCCGGACACGAACAGCACCTGCACCCCTAA
- a CDS encoding sensor histidine kinase produces the protein MKQLLRRQAPVPFESPLPPALRWLPTGIAVLIVSIPAFVTFQHGAALASNVLTILIAVVLVVALLLRQRLPRSMSAVVSGVVCVVVVLTALDVLGPGPLVSGVLCVMVTLFGVGTRLGRDAALLMLAIAVVSIGSVLLIAHPSESRGLESLVMLVALVGLAASAGIAQHNGRAYIASITERARRAEETRESEAERRVAEERLAIARDLHDVMAHQIAVINLHAASASQALRQRPDDAERSLATVREAARTVLGEIAGLLSVLRSGDAHAVEGSNSRSPSLSPAPGLAHLPGLVADFERAGLRVEQRTTGTPVELDSPRDIAAYRLVQEALTNAHKHGADGSALLQFDFGSDDEVTVSVTNVTRAESDDRIVVAGGHGLVGARERVGAVGGHLETSFGPGPVHRFVAHLPAVENRS, from the coding sequence ATGAAGCAACTGCTGCGCCGACAGGCCCCCGTGCCCTTCGAGTCGCCGCTTCCGCCCGCACTCCGCTGGCTGCCGACCGGCATCGCCGTGCTCATCGTCAGCATCCCGGCCTTTGTGACGTTCCAGCACGGTGCGGCCCTGGCGAGCAATGTGCTGACGATCCTCATCGCCGTGGTACTCGTCGTCGCCCTTCTCCTGCGCCAGCGCCTGCCGAGATCGATGTCGGCCGTCGTGAGCGGCGTCGTGTGCGTGGTCGTCGTTCTGACCGCTCTCGATGTGCTGGGCCCCGGACCGCTGGTCTCCGGGGTGCTCTGCGTCATGGTCACCCTCTTCGGCGTCGGCACCAGGCTCGGCCGCGACGCCGCCCTCCTCATGCTGGCGATCGCCGTCGTCTCGATCGGCAGCGTACTTCTCATCGCGCACCCGTCCGAGTCCCGCGGGCTCGAGTCGCTCGTGATGCTCGTCGCCCTCGTTGGCCTCGCCGCCAGCGCCGGAATCGCCCAGCACAACGGCCGCGCTTACATCGCCTCGATAACCGAGCGGGCCCGGCGGGCCGAGGAGACACGAGAGTCCGAGGCGGAGCGCCGCGTCGCCGAGGAACGGCTCGCCATCGCCCGCGACCTGCACGACGTGATGGCCCACCAGATCGCCGTCATCAACCTGCACGCCGCCTCGGCCTCGCAGGCCCTCCGGCAGAGACCGGATGACGCGGAGCGCTCCCTCGCCACCGTGCGCGAAGCCGCCCGCACCGTGCTCGGCGAGATCGCAGGCCTTCTCTCCGTGCTCCGCTCCGGCGACGCTCACGCTGTCGAGGGTTCGAACTCACGCTCGCCGTCGCTCTCTCCTGCTCCGGGCCTCGCCCACCTGCCGGGCCTCGTCGCGGACTTCGAGCGCGCCGGGCTGCGGGTGGAACAGCGCACGACCGGCACGCCCGTCGAGCTCGACTCCCCTCGTGACATCGCGGCCTACCGCCTCGTGCAGGAGGCACTGACCAACGCCCATAAGCACGGCGCAGACGGCTCTGCTCTGCTGCAGTTCGACTTTGGCAGCGACGACGAGGTCACCGTCTCGGTGACCAACGTCACGCGAGCCGAGAGCGACGACCGCATCGTCGTGGCCGGCGGACACGGCCTGGTCGGAGCACGGGAGCGGGTCGGCGCCGTCGGCGGTCACCTCGAGACGTCGTTCGGCCCGGGGCCGGTGCATAGATTCGTGGCCCATCTGCCGGCCGTGGAGAACAGATCGTGA
- the rdgB gene encoding RdgB/HAM1 family non-canonical purine NTP pyrophosphatase, with the protein MSIRIVLATHNAHKVEEFQKILGAQLPELEVVAYDGPEPVEDGVSFADNALLKARAAAAHTGLPALADDSGVCVDVLGGAPGIFSARWAGHGRGAAANLELLLDQLADIRDPHRTAWYACTIALVVPEPHSEHIAAGEWRGRLLDAPRGAHGFGYDPIFVPDGSDRSAAELTNAEKNADSHRSRAFRELIPQLRMSVIPN; encoded by the coding sequence GTGAGCATCCGGATCGTGCTCGCCACGCACAATGCGCACAAGGTGGAGGAGTTCCAGAAGATCCTCGGTGCGCAACTTCCAGAGCTCGAGGTCGTGGCATACGACGGACCGGAACCCGTCGAAGACGGTGTCTCTTTCGCCGACAACGCCCTGCTGAAGGCGCGTGCCGCTGCGGCGCACACCGGGCTTCCGGCGCTGGCCGACGACTCCGGAGTGTGCGTCGATGTGCTGGGCGGCGCCCCCGGCATCTTCTCTGCCCGCTGGGCCGGCCATGGACGGGGAGCCGCGGCCAACCTCGAGCTGCTGCTCGATCAGCTCGCAGACATCCGAGACCCGCACCGCACGGCGTGGTACGCCTGCACGATCGCGCTGGTCGTTCCCGAGCCCCACAGTGAACACATCGCGGCGGGCGAATGGCGGGGCAGGCTCCTGGATGCGCCGCGCGGCGCCCATGGTTTCGGTTACGATCCCATCTTCGTGCCCGACGGATCCGACCGCTCCGCCGCTGAGCTGACGAATGCCGAGAAGAACGCCGACAGCCACCGCAGCCGAGCGTTTCGCGAGCTCATACCCCAGTTGAGAATGAGCGTCATTCCTAACTAG
- a CDS encoding response regulator transcription factor has product MITVLLADDQALIRRAVSELVSNEPGFTVVGEAADGREAIDLVRATRPDVVLMDIRMPVMDGLQATEAICGDAELASTKIIILTTFEEDEYVLRALRAGASGFLGKGTEADALMAAIRTVHDGDALLSPKATRALIDRYLAPADDAAPVPDASLSHLTDREREILLLVGSGLSNGDIAAQLVISVQTAKTHVNRMMTKLAAHDRAQLVIIAYESGMLVPGRH; this is encoded by the coding sequence GTGATCACGGTGCTGCTGGCCGACGACCAGGCTCTCATCCGTCGAGCGGTCTCGGAACTCGTCTCCAACGAGCCCGGCTTCACGGTCGTCGGGGAGGCGGCCGATGGTCGTGAGGCCATCGATCTCGTTCGCGCGACGCGTCCCGACGTGGTGCTGATGGACATCCGGATGCCCGTGATGGACGGGCTGCAGGCGACCGAGGCGATCTGCGGCGATGCCGAGCTGGCCTCCACCAAGATCATCATCTTGACCACGTTCGAAGAGGATGAGTACGTTCTGCGCGCTCTGCGGGCGGGGGCGAGCGGGTTTCTGGGCAAGGGAACGGAAGCGGATGCACTGATGGCCGCGATCCGTACGGTCCACGATGGCGACGCACTGCTCTCTCCGAAGGCCACCAGGGCGTTGATCGATCGATACCTCGCGCCGGCGGACGACGCCGCGCCGGTGCCCGATGCGTCGTTGTCCCATCTCACCGACCGTGAGCGGGAGATTCTGCTGCTGGTGGGAAGCGGCCTGTCGAACGGCGATATCGCAGCGCAGCTGGTGATCTCAGTTCAGACGGCAAAGACGCACGTCAATCGCATGATGACCAAGCTGGCGGCCCACGATCGGGCGCAGCTCGTGATCATCGCCTACGAATCCGGCATGCTGGTGCCGGGGCGGCACTGA
- the murI gene encoding glutamate racemase has protein sequence MSDAPIGVFDSGVGGLSVARSIRDQLPRESITYIGDTARSPYGPRPLAEVREFALEALDTLVDQGVKMLVIACNTASAAMLRDARERYSVPVIEVIQPAVRAAVATTRNNRVGVIGTTGTIRSRAYDDAFAAAPQLQLFTRACPRFVEFVESGDTTSRELVAVAEEYLAPLRDEGIDTLVLGCTHYPFLKGAISYVMGDGTRLVSSDTETANDVYRELVGRGIERTSLAPPVHRYEATGDSADEFLRLAELMLGRQVSAVEHVETGVIQLPQTTN, from the coding sequence GTGAGTGATGCGCCGATCGGAGTCTTCGATTCCGGCGTCGGCGGATTGAGCGTGGCCCGCTCCATCAGGGATCAACTTCCCCGGGAGTCGATCACCTATATCGGCGACACCGCTCGCTCGCCGTACGGGCCGCGGCCCCTGGCCGAGGTTCGAGAGTTCGCGCTCGAGGCGCTCGACACGCTGGTCGACCAGGGTGTGAAGATGCTCGTGATCGCCTGCAACACGGCCTCTGCCGCCATGCTGCGCGACGCCAGGGAGCGGTACTCCGTTCCGGTGATCGAAGTCATCCAGCCCGCTGTTCGAGCCGCTGTGGCTACCACCAGAAACAACAGGGTCGGCGTGATCGGCACCACCGGCACCATCCGCTCGCGCGCCTACGACGACGCCTTCGCCGCCGCACCCCAGCTGCAACTGTTCACCCGCGCCTGCCCCCGGTTCGTCGAGTTCGTGGAATCGGGCGACACCACCAGCCGTGAGCTCGTCGCGGTGGCGGAGGAGTACCTCGCCCCGCTTCGCGACGAGGGCATCGACACGCTCGTGCTGGGGTGCACCCATTACCCGTTCCTCAAGGGAGCGATCTCGTACGTGATGGGCGACGGCACGAGGCTGGTCTCGAGCGACACCGAGACCGCTAACGACGTCTACCGAGAGCTTGTCGGGCGGGGGATCGAACGCACCTCGCTCGCGCCGCCCGTTCATCGCTACGAAGCGACGGGAGACAGCGCAGACGAGTTTCTCCGCCTTGCCGAGCTCATGCTGGGTCGGCAGGTCTCCGCGGTGGAGCACGTCGAGACGGGCGTCATCCAGCTTCCACAGACCACGAATTGA
- the aspS gene encoding aspartate--tRNA ligase, producing MYRTNYASSLTREHAGVEVTLSGWVARVRDHGGVAFIDLRDSSGLVQVTFRDDQVATAESVRVESCVTISGIVRERPEGNVNSAIASGEIEVQATNLTVLAASDVLPFQLDDEPGEETRLAYRYLDLRRESAAYPLKLRSKVSAAVRSVLVDSDFVEVETPTLTHSTPEGARDFLVPARLKPGTFYALPQSPQLFKQLLMVGGFERYFQIARCYRDEDFRADRQPEFTQLDVEMAFVDQDEVIALAEQVLRAMWRTIDVELPQPLPRMTYAEAMRRFGSDKPDLRFGLELVEFTDYFADTDFAVFKAPYVGAVVMPGGASQARRALDAWQEWAKQRGAKGLAYVLVGEDGDLRGPVAKNLSDAEREGLVAHSGAQPGDCIFFAAGAAKSSRALLGALRGEIAARQGLIDPSAWAFTWVVDAPLFEPAGDAVASGDVAVGAGAWTAVHHAFTSPKPEFIDTFDTDPESALSYAYDIVCNGNEIGGGSIRIHTRELQERVFKMMGISQEEAEEKFGFLLQAFAFGAPPHGGFAMGFDRVVSLLAGTDSIRDVIAFPKSGGGNDPLTGAPAELESVQQTELYRTLGVQSIPAR from the coding sequence ATGTACAGAACCAACTACGCGTCCTCCCTGACCCGCGAGCACGCGGGTGTCGAGGTCACGCTCTCTGGCTGGGTCGCCCGCGTGCGCGACCACGGCGGCGTGGCCTTCATCGACCTCCGCGACTCTTCTGGGCTCGTGCAGGTCACGTTCCGCGACGACCAGGTCGCCACGGCCGAGAGCGTGCGCGTCGAGTCCTGCGTCACGATCTCCGGCATCGTGCGGGAGCGCCCGGAGGGCAACGTCAACTCCGCGATCGCGTCGGGTGAGATCGAGGTGCAGGCGACGAACCTCACCGTGCTCGCGGCGAGCGATGTGCTCCCGTTCCAGCTCGACGACGAGCCGGGCGAGGAGACCCGCCTCGCCTACCGCTATCTCGATCTGCGGCGCGAGAGCGCCGCATACCCGCTGAAACTGCGCTCCAAGGTCTCTGCGGCCGTGCGCTCCGTTCTCGTCGACAGCGACTTCGTCGAGGTAGAGACGCCGACGCTGACGCACTCCACCCCCGAGGGCGCACGCGACTTCCTCGTTCCGGCGCGCCTCAAGCCGGGAACGTTCTACGCCCTGCCGCAGAGCCCGCAGCTGTTCAAGCAGCTGCTGATGGTCGGCGGCTTCGAGCGCTATTTCCAGATCGCTCGCTGCTACCGCGACGAGGACTTCCGCGCAGACCGCCAGCCCGAGTTCACCCAGCTCGATGTCGAGATGGCCTTCGTCGACCAAGACGAGGTCATCGCCCTGGCCGAGCAGGTGCTGCGCGCCATGTGGCGCACGATCGACGTCGAACTGCCGCAGCCGCTGCCCCGTATGACCTATGCCGAGGCCATGCGACGCTTCGGCTCAGACAAGCCCGATCTGCGCTTCGGCCTTGAGCTCGTCGAGTTCACCGACTACTTCGCCGACACAGACTTCGCCGTCTTCAAGGCCCCCTACGTGGGTGCCGTGGTGATGCCCGGGGGCGCATCCCAGGCCCGCCGCGCGCTCGACGCGTGGCAGGAATGGGCCAAGCAGCGCGGGGCCAAGGGCCTCGCATACGTGCTCGTCGGAGAAGACGGCGACCTGCGCGGTCCCGTGGCAAAGAACCTGTCCGACGCCGAGCGCGAGGGCCTCGTCGCCCACTCCGGTGCACAGCCGGGCGACTGCATCTTCTTCGCCGCCGGAGCAGCGAAGTCGTCGAGAGCGCTTCTCGGGGCGCTTCGCGGCGAAATCGCCGCGCGCCAGGGCTTGATCGACCCCTCTGCCTGGGCCTTCACCTGGGTCGTCGACGCCCCGCTGTTCGAACCGGCCGGCGATGCCGTCGCCAGTGGCGACGTGGCCGTCGGCGCCGGTGCCTGGACGGCGGTGCACCACGCGTTCACCTCCCCGAAGCCAGAGTTCATCGACACCTTCGACACCGATCCCGAATCGGCGCTCTCCTACGCGTACGACATCGTCTGCAACGGCAACGAGATCGGCGGCGGCAGCATCCGGATTCACACCCGCGAGCTGCAGGAGCGCGTCTTCAAGATGATGGGCATCAGTCAAGAGGAGGCCGAGGAGAAGTTCGGCTTCCTGCTGCAGGCCTTCGCTTTCGGCGCTCCCCCGCACGGCGGATTCGCCATGGGTTTCGATCGCGTCGTCTCTCTGCTCGCCGGCACGGACTCTATCCGCGACGTGATCGCGTTTCCGAAGTCGGGCGGTGGCAACGACCCGCTCACGGGTGCTCCCGCCGAGCTCGAGAGCGTGCAGCAGACGGAGCTCTATCGCACCCTCGGGGTGCAGTCGATCCCTGCCAGGTAA
- the rph gene encoding ribonuclease PH: MSNDTRKDGRTNDQLRPITIERGWSDQAEGSALISFGKTKVLCTASFTNGVPRWKQGKGQGWVTAEYSMLPRSTNDRMDRESVKGKIGGRTHEISRLIGRSLRAVVDMKALGENTIVIDCDVLQADGGTRTAAITGAYVALADAIEWARAKKFVAQKAQPLIDSLSAVSVGIIDGRPMLDLAYVEDVRAETDMNVVVTGRGLFVEVQGTAEGAPFDRTELDALLDLALAGTRELATIQATVLGSPA; the protein is encoded by the coding sequence ATGTCGAACGACACACGCAAAGACGGCCGCACGAACGATCAGCTGCGACCCATCACGATCGAGCGCGGCTGGAGCGACCAGGCCGAGGGCTCGGCGCTGATCTCGTTCGGCAAGACGAAGGTGCTGTGCACGGCGTCGTTCACCAACGGCGTGCCGCGCTGGAAGCAGGGCAAGGGCCAGGGCTGGGTCACCGCGGAGTATTCGATGCTTCCGCGCTCGACGAACGACCGCATGGACCGAGAGAGCGTCAAGGGCAAGATCGGCGGTCGAACCCACGAGATCTCGCGGCTCATCGGCCGCAGCCTCCGCGCCGTCGTCGACATGAAGGCACTCGGCGAGAACACCATCGTGATCGACTGCGATGTTCTGCAGGCAGACGGTGGAACACGCACCGCCGCCATCACGGGGGCCTACGTCGCGCTGGCCGATGCCATCGAGTGGGCCAGGGCGAAGAAGTTCGTCGCGCAGAAGGCGCAGCCGCTGATCGACAGCCTCTCGGCGGTGTCGGTGGGCATCATCGACGGCCGCCCGATGCTCGATCTCGCCTACGTCGAGGACGTGCGCGCCGAGACCGACATGAATGTGGTCGTCACGGGTCGCGGGCTCTTCGTCGAGGTGCAGGGAACCGCCGAGGGAGCGCCGTTCGACCGCACAGAGCTCGACGCGCTGCTCGACCTCGCCCTCGCGGGCACCCGAGAGCTGGCGACGATCCAGGCGACGGTCCTCGGGTCGCCGGCGTGA
- a CDS encoding DedA family protein, with product MTHAALIPWLDPEALINGFGPLALVGVCLIIFAETGLLIGFLFPGDTLLVITGLLTFAGTIDIPIWLVCLAIGFAAFLGGEVGYLIGHKLGPRIFERKESGIFSIKNVERTNAFFSKYGAFAVILARFVPVVRTFAPIAAGVGHMNYRKYSLYNLIGALVWGAGVTYAGFLLGYIPPVADFVKEYIDIILLAAVAATLIPTIWHYVQSTMRARKANAAAAVDPKPEA from the coding sequence GTGACACACGCAGCCCTCATCCCCTGGCTCGACCCCGAGGCCCTCATCAACGGCTTCGGCCCGCTGGCCCTCGTGGGCGTGTGCCTGATCATCTTCGCCGAGACCGGCCTCCTGATCGGCTTCCTCTTTCCCGGCGACACCCTCCTGGTCATCACCGGACTGCTCACCTTCGCCGGAACCATCGACATCCCCATCTGGCTGGTGTGCCTGGCGATAGGCTTCGCGGCCTTCCTGGGCGGCGAGGTCGGCTACCTGATCGGCCACAAGCTCGGCCCGCGCATCTTCGAGCGCAAGGAGTCGGGAATCTTCAGCATCAAGAACGTCGAACGCACCAACGCGTTCTTCTCGAAGTACGGCGCCTTCGCCGTGATCCTCGCCCGTTTCGTTCCCGTCGTGCGCACGTTCGCGCCGATCGCGGCCGGCGTCGGTCACATGAACTACCGCAAGTACTCTCTCTACAACCTGATCGGTGCCCTCGTCTGGGGCGCCGGCGTCACCTATGCCGGGTTCCTGCTCGGCTACATTCCGCCCGTCGCCGACTTCGTCAAGGAGTACATCGACATCATCCTGCTCGCCGCGGTCGCGGCGACGCTCATCCCCACGATCTGGCACTACGTGCAGTCGACGATGCGGGCCCGCAAGGCCAACGCAGCCGCGGCCGTAGACCCGAAGCCGGAAGCCTAG
- a CDS encoding ABC transporter ATP-binding protein, translating into MPVPVLAARDVMKSYGKGTTRFDALKGVSLDIEEGESLSIVGKSGSGKSTLMHLLALLDKPSSGAVELSGRDAGALGGAVLNRTRNQTFGFVFQQFFLTPNTSVLDNVTLPLRIAGVRGAERRRRGMEALEQLELADKAKNKATDLSGGQKQRVVIARALVNNPRVIFADEPTGNLDTTTGAVVEDILFDLNRRTGITLIIVTHDDELAAKTDRRVYIRDGLVVDQKGMNA; encoded by the coding sequence ATGCCGGTGCCTGTTCTCGCCGCGCGAGACGTGATGAAGTCCTATGGTAAGGGCACGACCCGCTTCGACGCCCTCAAGGGGGTATCGCTCGACATCGAGGAGGGCGAGTCCCTCTCGATCGTCGGCAAGAGCGGTTCGGGCAAGAGCACGCTGATGCACCTTCTCGCGCTGCTCGACAAGCCGTCGAGTGGGGCCGTCGAACTCAGTGGCCGCGACGCGGGCGCCCTCGGGGGCGCGGTGCTTAACCGAACCCGCAACCAGACGTTCGGCTTCGTTTTTCAGCAGTTCTTTCTCACGCCCAACACAAGCGTTCTCGACAACGTGACCCTGCCGCTGCGCATCGCCGGTGTGCGCGGGGCCGAGCGGCGTCGGCGCGGCATGGAGGCGTTGGAGCAGTTGGAGCTGGCCGACAAGGCGAAGAACAAGGCCACCGACTTGTCGGGCGGTCAGAAGCAGCGCGTGGTCATCGCCCGCGCCCTGGTGAACAACCCCCGGGTGATCTTCGCCGACGAGCCGACCGGAAACCTCGACACCACCACCGGCGCCGTGGTCGAAGACATTCTCTTCGACCTCAACCGGCGCACCGGCATCACCCTGATCATCGTGACCCACGATGACGAGCTCGCGGCGAAGACAGACAGGCGCGTCTACATTCGCGACGGCCTCGTCGTCGACCAGAAGGGAATGAACGCGTGA
- a CDS encoding DUF3039 domain-containing protein: MSIAEPGGPAQGGGTSTLDRELEELLEQEQIEAGDHERFSHYVKKEKILESAMTGTPVKALCGKKWLPGRDPEKFPVCPDCKRIYEELKPE, from the coding sequence ATGAGCATCGCCGAACCCGGTGGTCCCGCACAGGGCGGCGGTACCTCGACACTCGACCGTGAACTCGAGGAGCTTCTCGAGCAGGAGCAGATCGAGGCGGGAGATCACGAGCGCTTCTCGCATTACGTCAAGAAAGAGAAGATCCTCGAATCGGCGATGACGGGAACGCCGGTGAAGGCGCTCTGCGGCAAGAAGTGGCTACCCGGTCGCGACCCCGAGAAGTTTCCGGTGTGCCCCGACTGCAAGCGCATCTACGAGGAACTGAAGCCCGAATAG